The sequence TAAGTCCGGGAAACACGTGATACCAATCGGGCTCCACTGCCTCAGTCTGCGACAATTGGGGTTGATCCATGGTGAAGGTCGGCAGGTTTGCCTCTTTCAGCTCATCGGGAAGATCGTCGGCAAGAGGATCCGACGATAGAGTAATTCTCCTCATTCCTTGGCCCTCACTTTCCGAAAGTTATCTTACCAAAGGCCCGAAGGCCGCTCTCAGGATAGTATATACACAGAGTAAGTACCTTGGGGCTAGGAGTCGACTCCCGTTTGTCGGCAATTGGGACCCCTCTCCTAAGGCACCTGTGGTCAAACGTAATAGTATATAGCAACCAAGACCAAAGGCCCAATAGGGGAAAAACCGGTGACTTGGTAAGACTTGGTAAGACTAGAAGAGGAGGTCCGCGCGAATGGGTAGAACTGAAGGATACTATGATCGAAGATACTGCGATGATAGAAGATACTGCGATCAACGGCGTGGGACTGAAAGGTATCAATCTTATTACGACTGTCCCCGGGGCGACAGTTTCCACGACCTACTGTGTAGACAAATCAACGACAATGTCCTGGTAATTCTCACCTCCGGCGGTGCCTACAGCGCCGTTGCCGGTATTCTCAGTCGTGTAACGCGAGAATTCATTGTCCTGATCAATGGAAACGTCATTCTCGAAATTCCGATGAACCGCATCGCTACAGTCAGCAAGTTGGCCGGTGGTGGACCAGTAGCCCCAGCGCCCGGTAGTGTAGCGGGATTCCCGGCGAAGTAGGGACAGAATTTTATCTTAAGCACCAAAAAAGCCGGGGGGCATAGCCCTCCCGGTGTTTTTTTGATTGCAGAAATACTCTTAGAAAAACTCCGCCTCCAGCATTGCACACAACCCGTGATATACAGGCAAATGATACTCCTGAATCACAGGAGTCGACGCTGCCGGTACCCGAATCTGTACATCACAGAAGGATGCGACTTCGCCCTGGTTCGCCCCCGTCAGTCCCACGGTAGTCATCCCCTTGGCCTTGGCGGTAATCATCGCTTTGACCACATTGGTGGAATTGCCCGACGTGGTAATACCTAAGAGTACATCCTCTGGTTGCCCCAGGACGAAGACTTGCTGGGCGAAAATCAAATCGCCACCGTTATCATTGCCCACGGCAGTGTTCAAAGCGGTGTGTGCGCTCAGGGCCACTGCAGGAAGCCCCAACTGCAGCGCCCGGGCCAATTGCGGTCCTCGAGAGGTATCGATCTCTCGGAATTTCTCGACCCACTCATCACCCACGGCTCGCTC is a genomic window of Bacillota bacterium containing:
- a CDS encoding SIS domain-containing protein — protein: MKLDPCGHLEQLLERYPPLAVCRESIWQGFQAIKAAFAAGGKLLVCGNGGSAADAEHIVGELMKGFLRERAVGDEWVEKFREIDTSRGPQLARALQLGLPAVALSAHTALNTAVGNDNGGDLIFAQQVFVLGQPEDVLLGITTSGNSTNVVKAMITAKAKGMTTVGLTGANQGEVASFCDVQIRVPAASTPVIQEYHLPVYHGLCAMLEAEFF